One Halobacterium wangiae genomic window, TCGACGATGGTCTCCTCGCGGGCCTCGCGGAGCTCCTCTGTGCTCGGCGTCTGGTCGAGTTCCGCCTCAAGCTGGCGGATGCGCTCGCTGGCGTCGACCAGCTCCTCGGTGAGTCCGCGCACCGTCGCCTCCAGTTCTCCGACCCGCTCTTCGAGTTCGTCCACTCGCTCGCTGTCCTCAGTCATGGACGTTCAAGCGCACTCTAGACGTAAAAGGGTAGGTCGGACGCGCGTCAGACAACTGTCGGGCCCGGCACTGGTGGTCGAGCCCGAGACCGGTGTTCCCGGTACGCCCGGTCACTCGCGGACGTACAGCGACCCGACGAGGGCGGCGACACCACAGAGCCGCACGCCGCCTTCGAGGAGGCCGAGAACGCCGAACGCGATCGCTGCCGACCCCTCTCGAGCCGGACCGCTCTCGACGAAAACGCCCCCGGCCACGGCGACGACCTCGGCGACGACCAGCAGGAGGAACAGTCCCACCGCGAGCAGCAGCATCGACCGACTGCCGGACTGACGGTACGCGACTGTCGCCTTCCAGGTGACGAGGAGGGCGCCAACGAGGACGAGCAAGTCGACGCCCGCCGCCGCCCACAGCAGGCCGCCGCCGACGTTCATCTGACATCCCTCCAGAGCGCACGCAGGCGTTCGGCTGCCTCGTCGCGGTCTGCGTAGGCAGCGTCGAGTTCCAGGCCGTCCGCGGTCACCCGGACGGACAACTGTTCGAGGCGGGCGCTGTACTCCGCGTAGTGGTTGCCGTGGTCGTCCGTGCGGGTGACCTCAGTGAGGAAGCCCGCGCGTTCCAGGTCGCCGATTCGTTCGTAGACGGTCGAGGGCGCGGCGTCGATCGTGTCCGCGAGAGTCGAAGCTGTCATGGGTTCGGTGCGCGTGGCGACGAGGATGCGCCTGGCGTACTCGTCCCCGAGCAACACGAGGGCGTCCTCGGGCGGCAGTACGTCGCTCACACGCCTCCTTCAGAGCGGTGGATAATAAGGTCCACCCGCAGTGCGCGAGCCGCGGAACGCCGGGAGCGAGGCCCAGACGTAACGCTTTCGGCGGCGCGTCCCGAACCCCGGAGCAATGAGCCAGCAACTCCGGGAGGAAGCGGACCTCACCGCCGTCATCGGCCTGGAGGTCCACGTGCAACTCGAAACGGACACCAAGATCTTCTGTGGGTGTTCGACGGACACCGCCGACGCGGAGCCGAACACGCACACGTGTCCCGTCTGTCTCGGACTCCCGGGTGCGCTACCCGTGCTGAACGAGGGGGCCGTCGAGGCCGCCGTGAAACTCGGGAAGGCGATCGACGCGGAGATCCCCGAGCGCACGCGGTTCCACCGGAAGAACTACTTCTACCCCGACCTCCCGAAGGGGTTCCAGATCACGCAGTACGACGCCCCCATCTGCCAGGACGGCGAACTCGCCGTACCAGTCGCGGACGAACGCCGGACCATCGGCATCGAGCGCGCCCACCTCGAGGAGGACCCGGGGAGCATGCAGCACGCGGGCGGCAGCATCGACACCGCCGACTACACGCTCGTGGACTACAACCGCGCGGGGACGCCGCTCATGGAGATCGTCACCCGACCGGACTTCCGGAGCGCCGACGAGGCCCGGTCGTTCCTCGCGAAGCTCACGGAGGTCCTGGAGTACCTCGGCATCTTCGACGCCGAGCGGGACGGTAGCCTGCGCGTGGACGCGAACATCTCGATGATAGACGCCGCCGAAATCGACGGCGAGGAGCCCAGCGACGAGACGCTGGCCGCCGCCAACCGCACCGAGGTGAAGAACATCTCCAGCCACAAGGGCGCCCAGAAGGCGCTGTCCTACGAGATCACGCGCCAGCGCAACCAGATCCAGC contains:
- a CDS encoding DUF7518 family protein → MTEDSERVDELEERVGELEATVRGLTEELVDASERIRQLEAELDQTPSTEELREAREETIVDSEDADGGEATKSGQSQSGDNEESELDGIIVA
- a CDS encoding ArsR/SmtB family transcription factor, giving the protein MSDVLPPEDALVLLGDEYARRILVATRTEPMTASTLADTIDAAPSTVYERIGDLERAGFLTEVTRTDDHGNHYAEYSARLEQLSVRVTADGLELDAAYADRDEAAERLRALWRDVR
- the gatB gene encoding Asp-tRNA(Asn)/Glu-tRNA(Gln) amidotransferase subunit GatB, whose protein sequence is MSQQLREEADLTAVIGLEVHVQLETDTKIFCGCSTDTADAEPNTHTCPVCLGLPGALPVLNEGAVEAAVKLGKAIDAEIPERTRFHRKNYFYPDLPKGFQITQYDAPICQDGELAVPVADERRTIGIERAHLEEDPGSMQHAGGSIDTADYTLVDYNRAGTPLMEIVTRPDFRSADEARSFLAKLTEVLEYLGIFDAERDGSLRVDANISMIDAAEIDGEEPSDETLAAANRTEVKNISSHKGAQKALSYEITRQRNQIQRGREVEQETRHWDEARGITVSIRSKAEEKDYRYFREADIPPLEVSDWKAEIPIPELPDARRERFRDDYDLGEEAAAKLTSRKAVADLFEELADEYDPDLAATWVADTILGELNYRDLDVNDVDDRIDEFARLVELVAEDEITAKNAEEVVLRGMLDDGDHPDDIVEREDLGKTTGGEVEAAVADAIDANPDAVEDYYAGEDGALNFLVGQVMAQTGGSADPGQVNELLREQLE